A window from Opitutia bacterium ISCC 52 encodes these proteins:
- a CDS encoding carbohydrate-binding family 9-like protein codes for MIIQLSTHFSLLVLVGLLIGCGSQVKDPLGRPLLSHDIHFTDSEIKIDGQQDEPAWESADSVDFQFTWVVDEEKEGTQAKLLWDDEYLYVGFVCEDAYIWAVHTERDSEVYRDDCVEVFTSPNPDQLEKYFNIEMNVNAASLDHFHLEGPESKAAWDPEVLIATSVIGTQNKDDDKDQSWTLEVRIAFASFEGVAQSIPPNNGDEWRLNLNRLGGETNNEKSQWNAGDLDKPSFHAPDYFGRVYFVK; via the coding sequence ATGATCATTCAGCTTAGCACACATTTCTCATTACTCGTCCTGGTAGGCCTATTGATCGGCTGCGGGTCGCAGGTGAAAGATCCTCTTGGTCGTCCATTGTTATCGCATGATATCCATTTTACAGACTCCGAAATTAAGATCGATGGACAGCAGGATGAACCAGCTTGGGAATCAGCAGACAGTGTAGACTTCCAATTTACCTGGGTAGTGGATGAAGAAAAAGAGGGGACACAGGCAAAGCTGCTCTGGGATGATGAATACCTTTATGTCGGTTTTGTTTGTGAGGATGCCTACATCTGGGCCGTTCATACTGAACGCGACTCGGAAGTTTACCGGGACGATTGTGTGGAAGTATTCACCTCACCGAATCCGGATCAGCTCGAAAAGTATTTTAATATAGAAATGAATGTGAACGCCGCCTCACTCGACCACTTTCACCTGGAAGGTCCGGAAAGCAAAGCGGCCTGGGATCCAGAGGTGCTCATAGCAACTTCGGTTATTGGAACCCAAAATAAAGACGACGATAAAGATCAAAGCTGGACCTTGGAGGTCAGGATAGCTTTTGCCTCCTTCGAAGGCGTGGCCCAAAGCATTCCACCCAACAATGGTGACGAATGGCGCCTGAATCTGAATCGCCTGGGAGGCGAGACCAATAATGAAAAAAGCCAATGGAATGCAGGAGATCTTGATAAGCCAAGCTTTCACGCTCCTGACTACTTCGGCCGGGTATATTTTGTGAAGTAA
- a CDS encoding PD40 domain-containing protein gives MTTHPFKSILFLTFFGTSWLFSAEKPESDNPEAEASEEEKKPSWDIENPPWETYSQPIDADEGTWISLDVSPDGKEIVFDFLGDLYLMPMSGSGDRSPTRITEGISWEMQPRFSPDGTRIAFTSDRTGKSKHAGYNIWTIARDGTDPKQITDETFRLMFSPAWSPDGEYIVARKHFTSRRSLGSGEMWLYHHSGVAGSGQGGVQLTEKPNEQQDVNEPIFSPDGKYLYYSQDTTPGGVFEYDKDSNKQIYVVKRLEIAKGETETYISGPGGSCRPTPSPDGKTIAFVRRLDGKSALHLFDTESGAVRVLYKELERDMQETWAIHGVYPTFAWTPDQKHLVLWAHGKIRKISVKDGSATILPFHIKDDRTVTKAQRVPIKVAPDEFDVRMLRWVTVSPLGNQVAYQALGYIYVRNLPDGEPMRLTTQTDHFEFYPAYSRDGKSLVYSTWNDDKLGSIRVASSEPGQANTRKLTRQPGHFTQPIFSPDGNTIVYVKTGGGYLRSGLWSRDTGIYRVPVHAGEPTRILKGGSNPQFSDENDRLYFLKGNREKDADNLGLFSVNLDGKEEQKHYTSAWATDYRLSPDGRWVAFIERYNVYLAPFLKSSKPIKVGPKAKALPVAKISEEAGINIHFSGDSNALHWSLGPTLFSRSLAHSFTFLEDAPEELPEEPVDEKNIGFKMGYSHPEGSVALVGGTVVTMGEAGTIENGVVLIENNRIQSVGTSKDVRIPRGTKTIDISGQIVLPGLVDTHAHGAMATQQINPQQNWVDYARLAFGVTSIHDPSNDTLSIFAASELSKAGNIVAPRIFSTGTILYGATGAFKAEVNSLEDAQFHLKRMKAVGAFSVKSYNQPRRDQRQQILAAAREIDMMVVPEGGATFMDNMNMIVDGHTGIEHTLSVRSIYDDVLDLWRDTGVGYTPTLSVAYGGLTGENYWYQIDELWKHDRLKSFIPPQRLEPRARRRLMAPEEDFNHKMVAQIAKQSYDQGGLVQAGGHGQLNGIDTHWEIWSLVQGGMTPSEALECGTLHGAKYLGLDGDLGSIEAGKLADLIVIESGSDPRENIRHSENIEYVVANGRVFEADTMNEIGNAEQKRKPFFWEKDNAGVGQLAAPPEAAFCHGCPGGSHLSH, from the coding sequence ATGACTACCCATCCATTTAAGAGTATTCTTTTTTTAACCTTCTTTGGCACCTCTTGGCTCTTTTCAGCCGAGAAGCCTGAATCAGACAACCCAGAGGCTGAAGCCTCCGAAGAGGAAAAGAAACCTAGCTGGGATATTGAAAATCCTCCCTGGGAAACCTACAGCCAGCCCATCGACGCCGATGAAGGAACTTGGATCAGTTTGGATGTAAGCCCTGATGGAAAGGAAATCGTCTTCGACTTCCTGGGGGACCTATACCTCATGCCGATGAGCGGATCGGGAGACCGAAGCCCCACTCGCATAACGGAAGGTATTTCCTGGGAAATGCAGCCCCGATTCAGCCCGGATGGTACACGTATCGCTTTTACCAGCGACCGTACTGGGAAAAGTAAACATGCCGGTTACAACATCTGGACTATTGCCCGGGATGGTACTGATCCGAAGCAAATCACCGATGAAACGTTTCGCCTTATGTTCTCACCTGCCTGGTCGCCAGATGGAGAATACATTGTTGCCCGAAAACACTTCACTAGTCGCCGCTCCCTGGGATCGGGAGAGATGTGGCTCTATCACCACAGCGGTGTAGCCGGCTCAGGCCAAGGCGGAGTCCAACTCACTGAGAAGCCCAACGAACAACAGGATGTCAACGAACCCATTTTCTCCCCCGACGGGAAATACCTTTACTACTCACAAGATACGACTCCGGGAGGCGTGTTTGAATACGACAAAGACTCCAACAAACAGATCTATGTAGTGAAACGGCTGGAGATCGCGAAGGGCGAAACGGAGACCTACATCTCGGGTCCCGGAGGTTCCTGCCGCCCCACCCCTTCACCGGATGGAAAGACCATCGCTTTTGTCCGACGCCTGGACGGTAAGTCGGCGCTTCACCTGTTTGACACTGAATCGGGTGCGGTTCGCGTTCTCTACAAAGAGCTCGAACGCGACATGCAAGAAACGTGGGCCATCCACGGTGTTTATCCCACCTTTGCTTGGACACCCGATCAAAAACATCTGGTCCTTTGGGCACACGGAAAGATTCGGAAGATAAGCGTGAAGGATGGTTCGGCGACCATCTTACCCTTTCATATCAAAGACGACCGAACCGTCACCAAAGCACAACGCGTACCCATCAAAGTAGCACCCGATGAATTTGATGTGCGTATGCTACGCTGGGTAACAGTTTCACCTCTAGGCAATCAAGTCGCCTATCAAGCACTGGGGTATATTTACGTTCGCAACTTACCTGATGGCGAACCCATGCGCCTAACCACCCAAACCGATCACTTTGAGTTTTACCCTGCTTACTCCAGAGATGGGAAATCCCTGGTATATAGTACATGGAACGACGACAAGCTCGGTAGCATTCGGGTCGCATCTTCTGAACCAGGCCAAGCTAATACTCGTAAGCTAACCAGGCAACCTGGACACTTTACCCAACCCATCTTTTCTCCTGATGGGAATACCATCGTTTACGTAAAAACGGGCGGAGGATACTTGAGATCCGGACTATGGTCGAGAGACACTGGCATCTATCGCGTACCCGTTCATGCAGGTGAGCCTACACGCATTTTAAAAGGCGGATCCAATCCCCAATTCTCAGATGAAAATGATAGGCTCTACTTTCTAAAAGGCAACCGTGAGAAAGACGCCGACAACTTGGGGCTCTTCTCCGTTAACCTGGATGGGAAAGAGGAGCAGAAGCACTACACCAGCGCCTGGGCAACGGATTACCGGCTCTCACCTGACGGTCGCTGGGTAGCCTTTATCGAACGCTACAATGTCTATTTGGCCCCTTTCCTCAAATCGAGCAAACCCATCAAAGTGGGGCCCAAGGCGAAAGCCTTGCCCGTTGCTAAGATCAGCGAAGAGGCCGGTATCAATATTCATTTCTCAGGCGACTCAAACGCACTCCATTGGTCGCTCGGACCGACCCTATTTTCACGTAGTCTGGCCCATTCATTTACCTTCCTGGAAGATGCCCCTGAGGAATTGCCAGAAGAACCCGTGGACGAAAAGAACATTGGGTTTAAAATGGGCTACAGCCATCCAGAAGGAAGCGTTGCCCTTGTCGGTGGAACGGTGGTTACCATGGGCGAGGCAGGAACCATCGAGAACGGAGTCGTTCTCATCGAAAACAACCGTATCCAATCGGTGGGCACATCGAAGGATGTTCGCATCCCTAGAGGAACCAAGACGATCGATATTTCAGGGCAAATCGTATTACCAGGACTCGTCGACACTCATGCACATGGCGCGATGGCCACGCAACAAATCAATCCGCAACAAAACTGGGTCGACTACGCTCGCCTGGCCTTTGGGGTGACATCCATACATGATCCCTCCAACGATACCCTGAGTATCTTTGCGGCGAGTGAGCTAAGCAAAGCGGGAAACATCGTGGCTCCACGTATTTTCTCTACGGGTACGATCCTTTACGGAGCAACAGGTGCCTTTAAGGCGGAAGTGAATAGCCTGGAGGATGCACAGTTCCACCTCAAACGCATGAAGGCCGTGGGAGCCTTCTCGGTGAAAAGCTACAACCAACCTCGACGGGACCAACGTCAGCAAATTTTGGCTGCTGCACGGGAAATCGACATGATGGTGGTTCCCGAGGGTGGAGCGACCTTCATGGATAACATGAACATGATCGTCGATGGGCATACAGGAATCGAGCATACCCTTTCCGTTCGATCTATTTACGATGATGTACTCGATCTCTGGCGCGACACGGGGGTCGGTTATACCCCTACCCTTTCGGTCGCCTACGGCGGTCTAACAGGAGAAAACTATTGGTATCAAATCGATGAGCTCTGGAAACATGACCGCCTGAAATCATTTATCCCACCTCAACGCTTGGAACCACGGGCTCGACGTCGACTGATGGCTCCCGAGGAAGACTTTAACCACAAGATGGTAGCCCAGATCGCCAAACAGAGTTACGACCAAGGCGGCCTGGTTCAAGCCGGCGGACACGGCCAGCTCAATGGCATCGATACCCATTGGGAGATCTGGAGTCTGGTCCAGGGTGGCATGACACCTTCTGAGGCCCTCGAATGCGGAACCTTGCACGGAGCAAAATACCTGGGCCTCGATGGGGACCTTGGATCCATTGAAGCCGGGAAGCTGGCCGATCTAATAGTCATAGAATCAGGGAGTGATCCTCGGGAAAACATCCGCCACTCCGAGAACATTGAATACGTCGTGGCCAACGGCCGCGTATTCGAGGCTGACACCATGAATGAGATCGGGAATGCAGAACAGAAACGGAAACCATTCTTCTGGGAAAAGGACAATGCAGGAGTGGGTCAGCTAGCTGCACCACCGGAAGCTGCTTTCTGCCACGGTTGCCCTGGCGGTTCTCACCTATCCCATTAA
- a CDS encoding YHS domain-containing protein, translating into MKTLFAFTTLLFLAPLALALSPVNKSKLGSLAIQGYDPVSYFTDAKATKGQKTFEYEYQGAKWRFSSKQNLDQFKANPEAYAPQFGGYCAWAVSQGYTAKIDPKARKVVEGKLYLNYNKSVQAKWEKDAEKLIVKGNENWPKLLEE; encoded by the coding sequence ATGAAAACACTCTTCGCGTTCACCACCTTACTTTTTCTGGCACCGCTAGCCTTAGCTCTCTCACCCGTCAATAAATCCAAGCTGGGTAGCCTGGCCATCCAAGGCTATGACCCGGTGAGCTACTTCACCGACGCCAAGGCCACCAAGGGACAGAAAACCTTCGAGTATGAATACCAAGGCGCCAAATGGCGGTTCTCCAGTAAGCAAAACCTTGATCAATTTAAAGCTAATCCTGAGGCTTACGCTCCCCAATTTGGTGGCTACTGCGCCTGGGCCGTATCACAAGGCTACACAGCCAAGATCGATCCCAAGGCCCGGAAGGTGGTGGAAGGTAAATTGTATTTGAACTACAACAAATCCGTTCAGGCTAAATGGGAGAAAGATGCCGAAAAGCTCATTGTGAAAGGCAACGAAAACTGGCCAAAATTGCTGGAAGAGTAG
- a CDS encoding DEAD/DEAH box helicase yields the protein MAPKEAPPPEQEPELEEEREPEALLKSLVLSDEKGIPLRFKILLPPNLERTAPMDKIMVKIEVEEADGSNYPPENIDRGRAYQLTLPHLTVGAILESWCEGKLHGLLQLTRDQLSKVLKALKGEPAIAWVNKPDTILDWQGDILSGIHVHLEKKAEEAPPTVSSPPAPQQRPSRARTEPVRSSSPTIVEGSPNYLAIQLPDRSAIDYEPLLALVKEHGFKLEPSNRRWWLRDRHKTLNFLSEFYETLKDTHRAQFTANFEKQFKHLELVKVNTEAKEVGDEFEVSLDLGQSSDNASIQTELTRGRMYWESGDKLYLAPKKTVDAFSELQQKLDNNPNRPLTARSKLRLKAWELSDAEGLIDEVVHNFETPATWKERSQALTNLSALKEAPVGEALDETMRLYQKIGTAWLYHLFNHQLAGILADEMGLGKTLQALGMITSLLKNVPGQVMVVCPAGLLTNWQREAQKFTPELRTLIHHGPKRVQSIESWLENDIVFTSYTTLTRDIKWIAKHEFLAVIGDEAQHIKNRKTQNARSLRALKTRGRFLLTGTPIENSIQDLQSLFEFLLPGYLTKIPTGISPDDRAWHQQRMRAQAAPYILRRSKKQVAPELPEKIEQVLYCEPSEEQKSLYESVRQKSEEEIFQLEMAGAKEGRLKMAAFTQLLRLRQVCADPRLLKDQLKADHSAKWLAFREVLDEATDGGHRILVFSQFVSVLTLLKHELKQQEVPFCYIDGSTKNRLGEADRFNDNEDIPVFLISLKAGGTGLNLTGADTVVHFDPWWNPAVEAQATDRAHRIGQTKVVTSIKLIISGSVEEKVLELQHRKADLLKGLFEESEAASSSLSLDELKGLMK from the coding sequence ATGGCACCCAAGGAAGCACCTCCGCCAGAACAAGAGCCAGAGCTGGAGGAAGAACGAGAACCGGAGGCTTTACTAAAGTCACTCGTGCTCTCGGACGAGAAAGGGATACCGCTACGCTTTAAAATCCTTCTGCCTCCTAACCTTGAGCGGACGGCTCCCATGGACAAGATCATGGTAAAGATTGAAGTGGAAGAGGCTGACGGCAGTAACTATCCACCGGAAAACATCGATCGAGGCCGTGCCTACCAGCTCACTCTCCCCCATCTCACCGTGGGTGCCATTCTTGAATCCTGGTGCGAAGGCAAACTGCATGGATTGCTGCAACTCACTCGCGATCAGCTTTCAAAGGTCCTCAAAGCCCTCAAGGGTGAGCCCGCCATTGCCTGGGTGAATAAGCCAGACACTATTCTCGATTGGCAGGGAGACATCCTATCAGGGATTCACGTACATCTTGAAAAGAAAGCGGAAGAAGCCCCTCCTACAGTTTCATCACCACCAGCTCCTCAACAGCGACCTTCTAGAGCGAGAACCGAACCGGTAAGATCCTCATCCCCTACCATTGTCGAAGGTTCTCCCAACTATTTGGCCATTCAATTGCCAGATAGAAGCGCCATCGATTATGAGCCGTTGCTGGCGCTCGTAAAAGAACATGGATTTAAACTCGAACCCTCCAACCGAAGGTGGTGGTTGAGAGATCGCCATAAGACGCTGAATTTCTTATCGGAATTCTACGAAACATTAAAGGATACCCACCGGGCTCAATTCACTGCCAATTTTGAAAAACAATTTAAGCACCTCGAGTTGGTAAAAGTGAACACCGAGGCCAAGGAAGTCGGAGACGAGTTCGAAGTTTCATTGGATCTAGGACAGAGCTCTGACAATGCATCAATACAAACGGAGCTTACGAGAGGACGCATGTATTGGGAATCTGGTGACAAGCTCTATCTGGCACCGAAGAAAACCGTAGACGCATTTTCCGAGCTCCAACAAAAACTGGATAACAACCCGAATCGCCCGCTGACTGCACGATCCAAACTGCGTCTGAAAGCCTGGGAACTATCGGATGCGGAAGGCCTGATTGATGAAGTCGTTCACAACTTCGAAACACCAGCAACTTGGAAAGAGCGAAGTCAGGCCCTTACCAACCTATCCGCACTCAAAGAAGCTCCTGTTGGAGAAGCCCTCGACGAAACAATGCGCCTCTATCAGAAGATTGGGACGGCATGGCTTTATCATTTGTTCAACCATCAGCTGGCTGGGATCCTGGCCGACGAGATGGGCTTGGGAAAAACGCTCCAGGCGTTGGGGATGATTACCTCCTTGCTGAAAAACGTCCCCGGCCAGGTGATGGTGGTCTGTCCCGCAGGCTTGCTAACCAATTGGCAGCGGGAGGCTCAGAAATTTACTCCTGAGCTCAGAACGCTGATTCATCATGGCCCCAAGCGAGTGCAGTCGATCGAATCCTGGCTGGAGAACGATATTGTTTTTACCTCCTACACAACGCTGACGAGGGATATAAAGTGGATCGCCAAACATGAATTTCTCGCCGTCATCGGTGATGAAGCACAGCATATTAAAAACCGAAAGACCCAGAATGCCCGTTCTTTGCGAGCTCTCAAAACACGTGGTCGATTCCTTCTCACTGGCACTCCGATTGAGAACTCGATTCAAGACCTTCAATCGCTTTTCGAGTTTCTCCTGCCTGGATATTTAACCAAAATTCCAACGGGAATCTCGCCGGACGACCGAGCTTGGCACCAGCAACGCATGCGTGCTCAAGCCGCACCCTACATCTTACGTCGCAGTAAAAAACAAGTCGCCCCTGAGCTCCCAGAAAAAATCGAGCAAGTCTTGTATTGCGAGCCCTCGGAGGAGCAAAAATCGCTTTACGAATCAGTCCGGCAAAAGAGTGAGGAAGAGATTTTCCAATTGGAAATGGCGGGAGCCAAAGAAGGTCGTTTGAAAATGGCTGCCTTCACTCAGCTCCTGAGATTGCGTCAAGTCTGTGCCGACCCACGGCTACTCAAGGATCAACTGAAGGCCGACCACTCAGCCAAATGGTTGGCCTTTCGTGAAGTGCTCGACGAAGCGACAGATGGAGGTCATCGCATCCTCGTTTTCTCTCAGTTTGTTTCTGTACTCACATTGTTGAAGCATGAGCTCAAACAACAGGAGGTCCCCTTCTGCTACATTGATGGCTCCACCAAAAATCGCCTCGGAGAAGCAGATCGATTCAATGACAACGAAGACATCCCCGTCTTCCTCATCTCTTTAAAGGCTGGCGGGACTGGGCTCAACTTAACCGGTGCCGATACCGTGGTTCATTTTGATCCCTGGTGGAATCCCGCCGTTGAGGCTCAAGCGACTGATCGGGCTCACCGCATTGGTCAAACAAAAGTCGTAACCAGCATCAAGCTCATCATATCAGGCAGCGTTGAAGAAAAGGTACTCGAATTGCAGCACAGAAAAGCAGATCTACTGAAAGGGCTATTCGAAGAAAGTGAGGCTGCGAGCTCAAGCCTGTCACTGGATGAATTGAAGGGGTTGATGAAATAA
- a CDS encoding GxxExxY protein → MEEIEVNQLADKIREASFVAHKYFKNGFLEKVYENSLRNRLQKLGINVKQQVPICAAPYDSSSNEECSEVYIV, encoded by the coding sequence ATGGAAGAGATAGAAGTCAATCAACTCGCGGATAAAATCAGAGAAGCGTCATTCGTAGCACATAAGTACTTTAAAAATGGATTCCTCGAAAAGGTCTATGAGAATTCACTTCGAAATCGCTTACAAAAGCTGGGTATCAATGTGAAACAACAGGTTCCCATTTGCGCTGCGCCTTATGATAGTAGCTCGAACGAGGAATGCTCAGAAGTTTACATTGTTTAG
- a CDS encoding transposase yields MKKSRKFTAEFKSKVALEALREQQPIHELAKRYQLHPTQVTDWKKALLGHASAVFESERSKHDQSFKQKLKEDRLYKKIGQLKVEVDFLKDSCEKLGVVIPPDEFR; encoded by the coding sequence ATGAAAAAGAGCCGTAAATTCACCGCCGAATTCAAAAGCAAAGTAGCGCTGGAGGCGCTACGTGAGCAGCAACCGATACATGAGCTAGCAAAGCGCTATCAGCTCCATCCCACGCAGGTGACCGACTGGAAGAAGGCCTTGCTTGGTCATGCCAGTGCCGTGTTCGAGAGCGAACGCTCGAAGCATGACCAGAGCTTTAAGCAGAAGTTAAAGGAGGATCGCCTCTACAAGAAGATAGGCCAGCTCAAAGTTGAGGTGGATTTTTTAAAAGACAGCTGTGAGAAGCTCGGTGTCGTTATCCCACCGGACGAGTTTCGTTAA
- the rpsR gene encoding 30S ribosomal protein S18, which translates to MAEEITEENKRSWNPMDLDFTDAEILSRYVTETGKILPKRITKLSTRQQRHITKVIKRSRNMLLMK; encoded by the coding sequence ATGGCAGAAGAAATTACAGAGGAAAACAAGCGCTCTTGGAACCCAATGGATTTGGATTTCACAGATGCGGAGATTTTGTCACGTTACGTTACAGAAACCGGAAAGATCCTACCTAAGCGCATCACAAAACTTTCTACGCGGCAGCAACGCCACATTACGAAAGTCATCAAGCGGTCACGTAATATGCTTTTAATGAAATAG
- a CDS encoding threonylcarbamoyl-AMP synthase, with protein MAKILHPTLPNLDKLATVLADGEIAAVPTETVYGLAGNALNPKAIAKIYEAKGRPTRNPLIVHIEDLGQLDHITEPSEPANRLADAFWPGPLTLILPKKPTVPDSVTASLSSVGVRMPSHPIFRQLAERCPFPLAAPSANPFGYVSPTKAKHVKEQMGDKIGWILDGGPCGCGIESTILSLADPQQPTLLRHGSISSQQLEDVLGLKIRTPDTLAADKGQNLPSPGLMKRHYSPNTPVTLFEGQAPDSSNSSAIVFLKSTSCSKPNHFALSENGEIEEVARNLYNLLQELDHKSFEGIYMELPKGIGTGTAIRDRMQRAAAR; from the coding sequence ATGGCCAAGATTCTTCATCCTACCCTCCCGAACCTGGACAAGCTAGCGACTGTATTGGCTGACGGGGAAATTGCAGCTGTTCCAACTGAAACGGTGTACGGCTTAGCCGGAAACGCTCTAAATCCTAAAGCGATCGCCAAGATCTACGAAGCAAAAGGTCGACCCACCAGAAATCCTTTAATCGTCCATATCGAGGACTTGGGGCAATTGGATCACATAACCGAACCCTCAGAGCCAGCAAATCGCTTAGCTGATGCATTCTGGCCAGGACCTTTGACCCTCATACTCCCTAAAAAGCCGACTGTGCCTGACAGCGTTACAGCAAGTCTAAGCTCAGTGGGAGTAAGGATGCCTTCTCATCCCATATTTCGACAGTTGGCAGAACGATGCCCTTTCCCACTAGCTGCTCCCAGTGCTAATCCATTTGGCTACGTGAGCCCCACCAAGGCAAAGCACGTGAAAGAACAAATGGGAGATAAAATAGGTTGGATCCTGGACGGGGGACCTTGTGGCTGTGGCATCGAATCGACTATCCTTTCTTTGGCTGATCCTCAACAACCTACTCTCCTTCGCCATGGCAGTATATCTTCGCAACAGCTTGAAGATGTGTTGGGGCTAAAGATACGAACACCAGACACTCTGGCTGCGGATAAAGGGCAAAACCTTCCTTCACCCGGATTGATGAAGCGGCATTACAGCCCTAATACCCCGGTGACTTTATTTGAGGGCCAAGCTCCTGATTCATCGAACTCTTCAGCGATCGTTTTTTTAAAGTCTACTTCCTGCTCAAAGCCCAATCACTTTGCTCTTTCCGAAAATGGAGAAATTGAGGAAGTAGCAAGAAATCTCTATAACCTGCTTCAAGAGCTGGATCACAAAAGCTTTGAAGGGATCTACATGGAACTCCCAAAAGGGATCGGAACTGGGACGGCCATCCGAGATCGCATGCAAAGAGCAGCTGCTCGTTAG